The proteins below come from a single Dasypus novemcinctus isolate mDasNov1 chromosome 22, mDasNov1.1.hap2, whole genome shotgun sequence genomic window:
- the LOC101424084 gene encoding large ribosomal subunit protein uL16-like produces the protein MRGAFGKPQGTVARVHIGQVIMSIRTKLQNKEHVIEALRRAKFMFPGRQKIHISKKWGFTKFNADEFEDMVAEKRLIPDGCGVKYIPNRGPLDKWRALHS, from the coding sequence ATGCGAGGTGCCTTTGGAAAGCCTCAGGGGACGGTGGCCCGGGTCCACATTGGCCAGGTCATCATGTCCATCCGCACCAAGCTGCAGAACAAGGAGCATGTGATTGAGGCGCTGCGCAGGGCCAAATTCATGTTCCCTGGCCGCCAGAAAATCCACATCTCCAAGAAGTGGGGCTTCACCAAGTTCAATGCTGATGAATTTGAAGACATGGTGGCCGAGAAGCGCCTCATCCCGGACGGCTGTGGGGTGAAATACATCCCCAACCGTGGCCCCTTGGACAAGTGGCGGGCCCTACACTCATGA